The following proteins are encoded in a genomic region of Musa acuminata AAA Group cultivar baxijiao chromosome BXJ2-11, Cavendish_Baxijiao_AAA, whole genome shotgun sequence:
- the LOC135626361 gene encoding E3 ubiquitin-protein ligase RMA1H1-like has translation MQVESISNQQCPVCKALLSQDTLIPLYGRGRHSTKGDSAVPRRPTLHHHRDGATITSALENDSPRMNEAQQPQFHHQHHYPSYAGLGNSYTSESSSSPQTSPWFCSTTGSVLGGLAISILPWVFRNHGASIYYSNSHRLTLGVSSPRLRRQQMQVESSLHQIWLFLFFCAISCLLLF, from the coding sequence ATGCAGGTTGAGAGCATATCTAATCAGCAGTGCCCTGTCTGCAAGGCCCTTCTCTCTCAGGATACCCTCATCCCACTCTATGGTCGTGGCAGGCACAGCACCAAGGGAGATTCTGCTGTCCCACGTCGACCGACCCTTCACCATCACCGTGATGGTGCAACAATTACTTCGGCACTCGAGAACGATTCCCCTAGGATGAATGAAGCCCAGCAGCCTCAGTTTCACCATCAACACCACTACCCCTCTTATGCTGGTCTTGGCAACAGTTACACATCAGAGTCTTCTTCTTCACCACAGACGTCACCTTGGTTTTGTTCAACAACTGGGAGTGTGCTTGGTGGTTTAGCTATCTCCATTCTTCCTTGGGTTTTCAGGAATCATGGAGCAAGCATATACTACTCAAATTCGCATCGTCTCACATTGGGTGTGAGCAGTCCAAGGCTGAGAAGGCAGCAGATGCAGGTGGAGAGTTCTCTGCATCAGATATGgctcttccttttcttctgtgCTATATCGTGTCTTCTGTTGTTCTAA